A window from Halomicrobium urmianum encodes these proteins:
- a CDS encoding DUF7544 domain-containing protein: protein MALSAVDSVDDAIDATKRFLLPFSWGTWLKLAFVMFFVGGGGGGLGNVQSLAQSPGGFEDGDFESQPPDAGAGQPAPGAGPEWLTGELILAVVAAVVVLALLLFVIGQVMQFVFVESLLREQVHVRRYFGRNVGNGLRLLAFRIVLGIVSVAILGGVVLVGALLFGLGEGGGVPVGLGLVALAIPFLFLFAMVVGTIDGFTNVFVVPIMLTEDRGILSAWGRLWSAIKREWKEFLAYLFFSVVLMIGVGILGGLVSLLATLVIAIPFGLVGFGIWTAASGTAMWAGIGVVAALGVLTAIVVSLLIQVPLQSFLRYYALLVLGDADADLDPIPEIRAGVRSDEDPSDRPAV from the coding sequence ATGGCCCTCTCAGCAGTGGACTCGGTGGACGACGCCATCGACGCCACGAAGCGGTTCCTGCTGCCCTTCAGCTGGGGCACGTGGCTGAAGCTGGCGTTCGTCATGTTCTTCGTCGGCGGCGGTGGCGGCGGACTCGGCAACGTACAGTCGCTCGCACAGTCCCCCGGCGGGTTCGAGGACGGAGACTTCGAATCGCAACCGCCCGACGCCGGGGCGGGACAGCCGGCCCCGGGCGCGGGACCCGAGTGGCTGACCGGGGAACTGATACTGGCGGTCGTCGCCGCAGTGGTCGTCCTGGCGTTGCTCCTCTTCGTCATCGGACAGGTGATGCAGTTCGTCTTCGTCGAGTCGCTGCTCCGCGAGCAAGTTCACGTCCGCCGGTACTTCGGGCGAAACGTCGGGAACGGACTCCGGCTGCTGGCGTTCCGGATCGTCCTGGGAATCGTCTCGGTGGCGATACTCGGTGGAGTGGTGCTCGTCGGTGCGCTCCTCTTCGGGCTCGGCGAGGGCGGCGGCGTCCCCGTGGGGCTCGGTCTGGTCGCGCTCGCGATCCCGTTCCTGTTCCTGTTCGCGATGGTCGTCGGGACGATCGACGGGTTCACGAACGTCTTCGTCGTGCCGATCATGCTCACGGAGGACAGGGGCATCCTCTCGGCGTGGGGTCGGCTCTGGAGCGCGATCAAGCGCGAGTGGAAGGAGTTCCTGGCGTACCTCTTTTTCAGCGTCGTTCTGATGATCGGCGTCGGCATTCTCGGCGGACTGGTCTCGCTCCTCGCGACCCTCGTGATCGCGATCCCGTTCGGTCTCGTCGGCTTCGGGATCTGGACCGCCGCGAGCGGCACCGCCATGTGGGCGGGCATCGGCGTCGTCGCGGCGCTGGGCGTGCTGACCGCGATCGTCGTCAGCCTGCTGATCCAGGTCCCGCTCCAGTCGTTCCTGCGCTACTACGCGTTGCTGGTGCTCGGTGACGCCGACGCGGACCTGGACCCGATCCCGGAGATCAGAGCCGGCGTCCGCAGCGACGAGGACCCGTCCGACCGGCCGGCCGTCTGA
- a CDS encoding DUF5790 family protein, whose amino-acid sequence MSQSTLDDDELFEDAASEMREDVEASLDEARAALPEADEVWEVDADNTLGVLNALRSALDVGDAEDSLRDAKKWYTMGERADAFEDAADLAEAIADVEDLIGDVEDAREQVGELTSTVPQLRGTLEDLEDEVDDESEADEEAEADDGEADDEDEDAGADAEADADAEEAEA is encoded by the coding sequence ATGAGCCAGTCCACCCTTGACGACGACGAACTGTTCGAGGACGCGGCCTCGGAGATGCGCGAGGACGTGGAGGCCTCGCTCGACGAGGCGCGTGCCGCCCTGCCCGAGGCCGACGAGGTCTGGGAGGTCGACGCCGACAACACGCTCGGCGTGCTCAACGCGCTCCGGTCGGCGCTGGACGTCGGCGACGCCGAGGACAGCCTGCGCGACGCCAAGAAGTGGTACACGATGGGCGAGCGCGCCGACGCCTTCGAGGACGCCGCCGACCTCGCCGAGGCCATCGCGGACGTCGAGGACCTGATCGGGGACGTCGAGGACGCCCGCGAGCAGGTCGGCGAGCTGACGAGTACGGTGCCCCAGCTCCGCGGCACGCTGGAAGACCTGGAGGACGAGGTCGACGACGAGAGCGAGGCCGACGAAGAGGCGGAGGCCGACGACGGGGAGGCGGACGACGAAGACGAGGACGCGGGTGCCGACGCCGAGGCCGACGCGGACGCCGAGGAAGCCGAGGCCTGA
- a CDS encoding dihydroneopterin aldolase family protein, producing MDPTDSEVACFEAGIKFGSLYHQFAGTPIGLDSADSLATAMAEAIENQPHCEAVTVEIREEALREAIDAADADYVEFTGRFAEVEMRIDYEGVTVETSMRMDGEYPLMAVEDVRAAD from the coding sequence ATGGACCCCACCGACTCCGAGGTCGCCTGCTTCGAGGCGGGGATCAAGTTCGGCTCGCTGTACCACCAGTTCGCCGGGACGCCGATCGGCCTCGACAGCGCCGATTCGCTCGCGACGGCGATGGCCGAGGCCATCGAGAACCAGCCACACTGCGAGGCAGTGACGGTCGAGATCCGCGAGGAGGCGCTGCGGGAGGCGATCGACGCGGCGGACGCCGACTACGTGGAGTTCACCGGCCGCTTCGCCGAGGTGGAGATGCGCATCGACTACGAGGGCGTGACCGTCGAGACGAGCATGCGGATGGACGGGGAATACCCGCTGATGGCAGTCGAGGACGTGCGCGCGGCGGACTGA